The Arachis ipaensis cultivar K30076 chromosome B03, Araip1.1, whole genome shotgun sequence region CACTATCAAATCTAGTTATATAATTTTTACTtacctttcattttttttaaaaaaaaaaaagagccagGATAGGGAGCAGATATTGGGCTAAAAGTGTGTGTCATACCTTTTCAACTTTCCCTTGCTATTTAATCCATTCTAGAAGTTTATCTATTTAGAAAAATCATTTCTACTTTTTCTTTTGTATCTACACTAGTTgtgaatttcaatttcttttcttgttttttttttctttttacttttcttaTTCTATTTCTTATTTATTTGGTGTCCAAGTCTAAAAGTAGGTTTATACATATAggaaaactatatatatattaaatctgttacaattcaaaaattgaattaaaaatataaCTTCAGCTAGTATTGAAAAACAAAATTGAGAATTAGAGGATAACAAAGTTCATACTCCTATTTCAATCTTTTTGCCTTCCTTTTAACTGAACGTTCTTCCCTAAATTGGCCTATATATTAGGCTAGAATCTTAATAGAATCAAAATGAGCCAGATAAAACTACCATTCTTGCATCTATGGTTACTGAGAAGCTTTCTTAGTAGTGGAATCATCAAGAGGGTGCCAAAATCTATTGTAAAACCACATAGAATCAGCTTCCACTGCATATCCATCTTGATTCCTATGCCAGCTATAGCGAGCATGTGTCTTGTTCTTTATGTCGAAAATGGCGTGTCCAAAGCTAGCCTCCCTGTGTGCTGAGTAATCTGGCTGTGGTTCTGTCATGCTGCACTCTCAAAACAATGTTCATATCAGAAACAAATTAAACACACTCATAAAATATTCATATGACTCACTATGTTATTGTAAATCTAGAATCTAGCTTACTTGATTGCTAAGCCTTCAACATTCCCTCCATCACCAATGTTTATGTATACTGGAGCTGATTGATCTCTTACTGGTGTGCAGTTTTTGTTTAGAATATTGTAAGCAATATTCGAGATTCGTTCCTGATTCGTGTAAAATTGTCattatttgtttatctttctGAATTTGATTAGATGACTGTGTAAAACTATGTCGTATTAGTACTTACAGATCGTTCATAGGCATGAACATGGCCGGCAAATACGACATCAACTTTGTTCTCTACTAACCATGGTTCAAACATTACTCTCATTGTTTCGGCTTCCATGTAGTGATACTGGTTGCTGTTGTACCAAGGTGAATGTACAAGAACAATCAACCATGGAGTCTCTGACCTGTTAACTTTTGGTAGCTCCTCTAATAGCCATTGGTATTGAGGTGTATATGTTCCTAAAATGATTTTGAAGATTAATTAGATTATCATAACAAAATTGAATGCAATAATAGTGACTATTCGCGTGAAAATGTCTTTAAGTGAATATGATAGCTAAAAATTATTAGATAGTTTGACATGTTTGATTAAActgttttaattattattttcacaTAAAAACATTTTTATCACCTGAGATAGTAAAAGTATTAGAAAAAGTATGAAGAATCAATTTTTAATTAGCCAACTTTAGTATTTAGATTTATCATTTAGAATTTAAAGTTAAAGATTTTTTATTACCATATGCCGAATATGAAGACAAGACAATAACGTATGCTGAAGCTCTCTTGATTGAATACCAAAAGGGTTGAGTGCTATTTGATGCTTTATAAGGAACATGGTAACGATGGGTGAATGGCTTGAAAGGAATGTTTTCACCCTTCAACAAATTCATCAAAAGAACATTCAAAACTCGGTTGGATATTATTGTTAAGAGGGAGAAATATTGAAGCTTACAATTTCAGGAGCAAAATCAAGTTCATGGTTGCCAGTAGTCCAAATCCAAGGTTGATAAGCAACAACTCTTTCAGCAAACCTTCCCCAAGTATCCCATCTAACGTTATCATGATTAGGGTGGTTATCAGCATAAGACAGATCTCCAACATATAAAACAGCTTGTCCTTTACTTGGGCTATTTTCATAGTGAGTAAGTGTTGCATTTGAATCATAAGTCTGTCCAAGATCCCCTGTAATAAATACGTACATCAATTTCCAcaacaattaataaaaattaagatTCAGCTAAGTAAGGTGTTCATGGACCGAATTTAAGTAGATCCAGACCCAACCCTAAAAGACCAACGGNNNNNNNNNNNNNNNNNNNNNNNNNNNNNNNNNNNNNNNNNNNNNNNNNTTCGGGCTGGGTCGGGTGGCCCGGAGCAAACACAAACCCGACCCGAAAATAACACGGGCTAAAAAAATGGAAATTCAAATCCAACAAAATATGTCTCAGATCCAGGCCGGAACGAGTTTTGAACACCTGCAGCTAACATATACTctcaaattattattaataaaaaattttaaatttatgttaTTCCACTCTTTTTTTGAtagtcactttttttttttatataaattcatGAAAATATACAAATATAAAAAATCATATTTGAAGTAATACATGTCCAAAAATAGGAATggaattattatttttctatatttagaTATAAGGTTCAAATGTATAACAAAAGGTGAAAAAGTGATAACATGGTTATTTGTAATCTTTTTTATTCATcaaataagatataaaaaaaaaatatattttttggtcTATATTTTACTGTNNNNNNNNNNNNNNNNNNNNNNNNNNNNNNNNNNNNNNNNNNNNNNNNNNNNNNNNNNNNNNNNNNNNNNNNNNNNNNNNNNNNNNNNNNNNNNNNNNNNNNNNNNNNNNNNNNNNNNNNNNNNNNNNNNNNNNNNNNNNNNNNNNNNNACATCTAATATTATCTAATTATTTTAGTTATAattaaaaaatgtaaaataaaataattttggagtgttttgaattattttttcaTTGTTTCTCAAACATTTTTTTCCGCATTTATATCAATCTGTCTATAAGAACTGATCAAACGGAACCTTAAAGATGAGTATCAAAATTGGTTTGGGAATTTgcgtaaaattaaattaaaaaaaaaaaagacacttaCCCATGACCCCAAATGTGTATGGCACATCAGGACCAACTTCTGGAGGAGTCATAAACCAAAATTGACGTGCTGATTTTCCAGTTCCAACCTCATAGTAATATTTGGTGTTGTGCTATAAATGCTATAAactataaaaaagaaataaatatataaaaaaaattattactaataatgataaaaaattaaTCCATAAGGCAAAATCTTAACTAGAACTAGAAACACAATAACAAAGAAGTAAATGGAATATACCTCCAATTTTTTGATGGTACAATGATGAATATAACCAGACTTGTAAGTGTGATATTTATAAGTAACAACTTTTCCATTAGAAACCTTTGGTTTGCTTTTGTCTTTTTCACTCCAATAACGAACTTGGTTTGACCCTTTTTCATCCATTGTCACCCATGACACAATCACTGCCTTCCCCTCAAGATCACCTTGTGTTATATGAACCTTTTTAATTTATACATTAGTATTTTAAAAATGTCAGAAGACTAAATCACAAGAACTAATCAAACCAAAGTATACCATTTATCCTATTGATTAATTCACTTTACAAATAAAATAAACCCAACTTTGTTCAAGACACATacagaaacaaataaaaatatttatcttttaaaataaaatttttgaatacTCTATAAAATAGtgaaaacagaaataaaaaaatatcaagaaCAGATTAAAAGGGGAAAAAACATAACCGAAAAAATTTGTGTGTGGTtttaaaaaatgtaaattttcTCAAAATAAGTCATACAAATTAATTTCAAGATGTATCTAATTTTTTTGCAGATTATGAAAAaacaaccttttttttttatcattttctatatttttaattatgaaaaaaCAACCTgtttttgcaaaatttttttttttttggtatataCCTGTTGAGGAGCATTATGACCAGGAGGAACAGCAAAGACATCACTATCAAGTGGCATATCTTCAgtcttctcctcttttctaacAAAGGAGCTTGTTGAACCTCCATTGCACAAAACTGCCACATTTAGAACCAAAAAACCTACAACTAAACCTAATGCTACAAAACATGATGATGGGGAAGAACCCAAAGGATGCATTGTTTTTTTCTCAAACTACTATAATAATAATTTACTCAAATGAATTAATTTACACCACAGTTCTTGTATGCATGTTATGGTGTTTATGTATTTATAGCTTTGGGATTTTTAGTAATAGTTATACCGTTAATGGCTCTTGCTATTGGGTATTTATAGGGCTTGTATTTTTGTTAATCATTTTTTCTCGATAATTGATTTAATGCTAGACATTGAAAATAAATGGATTAAATATGTTAGGAGAAAGGATTTATCCTATAAAGTACAAGAGACACTACCTCAGAAAATTTTACAAAACATGCTCGCAACCAAACACATGTGTGTTATATAAACAATACCTCTTGTCTCAAGTACTTATCTATGTCTTTAGTAGAGTTGAAGAAAGGCTCATTTAAAATCACCATTCAAACGATGATAGATTTGAATGTTGTTAtaatatcaaaaagaaaaaatgaatgtTGTTAGATATTAAACTATTTGTATGCTTTTATTTAATATCTTATATTCTTAATGttaaaatatctaaaaattagaaattcatAGTTCATAAAAATTTGTTAAGAAGCGAGCAAcacaattgatggtttcagtggctaagagaagggggttgaatcttagcccattTTTTATTTTGCTAACACTTGCTAAACTCAGAGGAGACTTTTTCTGTTCTGGCTCGTCTCTgaacacgagactttttcttttatctcgtccctaggcacgagactttttgttttgtctcgtcacttggcacgagacattttagTTTTTGCTTCTGTGCAGTagtaaacagaaatggagtaggagagaagaaagattacacccagatatatcctggttcagctgctaagtgcagtgcagcctacatccagtctctatcacaacaatgatggaatttcactataatcaacttgattacaaactgtaaagtgctaatccaacttacaaggggattcccacagaatcatgaaacacaacatagatgaacaaaggaactctaagacatctatgactttttcttttaattttgcactctctgccttttttcgctctatggctttttcatacaaacctcactgtttgcctttttccatgagactcaagacatgacaaaattaaacagaaaaatacaaaactgaatacattgaaggagaagaaaaaactgttagcttaggtagctctgagacttctgtgccttgcactctcaaatcttactccttgctccaaacagtggctgttctctcttaatatagaagagggaagcctccacttattgaagccaacacccaaaccaacttcttcctccttcaacaaacaaaaacggttcggccacatagagagagaagagataaccatgcaaaatccaacatgcaattacctctagacctttcttgatcatcacccttcatcaatccgagctctccatccttggcttgctctccaagatggatttctggcccttgatgcttcatgatgataatgacttcatctgcttcaatctctgcctcaaccatcacttcgccactctagctactccctgtggtggttaaacagaatcaaagacaagccatgcttcaagaatctcctccatgctggccgaatcttcaacgtccatttttgagcatgaaaggctcaagatacctcaccaaatctaaccaaatatggtgaatatctcagccacggctcatttttattttagtatgttttattgccatcattagcttgatggtcttgatgcattaaacttcttccttttcttggttGATGAGCATAGCGTCCATAACTTCCTGGACAAGGaccgaaggaagaagaagaaagagatgagagagaatgtgaagttaaagtaaaagcaattaaatgaaattgaaacaTATTGATagattgcttttacttcccttgctttgagtagcgtatagcatttaatcataatgattccctatcaaatcaaagtcaagttctctctcatgtttccaatgctagcTTATTAAGTTTTGAAATCCATTCTTAGCAAGCAATGGAATCCGTTGGAAACCATGAAGCCAatttgctttcttagtttcggACCAGGCTTGGAACCATTCATCACTAATAAGACTTGGGCTTGTAGTATTGAAATTAAAGCTGGCCCAATTagttaacatttgctttcctgatgaattttTTGGATCAAGCATAGAACACATAAGAAAGCATCTGTTTGGGCTTGcaacaataatatttattttggCCCATTTAATATTTCAGCCTCATGGTATGAGAAACATGTAGCAAGGCTGATCATTGGGCTTAAACCAGAAACTCATTTTTCGGCCCAACATAaaatctgcacaacaaaattattaatttagtaaGTATGAgttaagatcaaattaataattttgtaattaaatattttaataatgtttgttcatcatcaaaattaaataagagttttccaaactcatcaatctcccccttgatgacaaacattattaaaattgaaatggaaagaaatttagaTATTAagtaaagaatactccctttgaatttgaatttctccccctttctaaatgTCACATAGCTCCCCCTTGATGCATgcttattttaccaagggaagcactaacctgtaacatttAAATCAAGgttcaagtaacaatgttatttagcatattttatgatgctaaatgcttgatctatgagcagttttaattgataatcaaaactcatttgatatcataaactgatttactgctcaaactttttcatacaaacaaaaatttatccaaatattttccaAACATTTCCTGTTAGTATATCAGAGCAAAACAAAATGATGGTAAAAATATTTGAAGTACACATGATCAAAACAAGGCAGTTTTGATACATTACAcaatttaaaggaactgccaaaaataagttttcaatTTAATAAGTTTATCAATGATGAATCAACAGCCAGGCATCAAAGataaatcaaacatcattataAACCAAATGCCAAATGAGTATTAACTAATCATGATAAACCAAATGCTTCATGCAGTTCAAACAGCAGTGACCACAGTAAAACAAATGCTATATCAACATTCATTCTTTGAACACATGCATTCTTTGAATCAAGGGTGATCAtaagattttctttatttgttccagcctcttcacaatctaaatcaatatccttcacaatactgggaattaagttagaatcacaaaaagtaacatgtatggattcctctattgtcCTATGCTNNNNNNNNNNNNNNNNNNNNNNNNNNNNNNNNNNNNNNNNNNNNNNNNNNNNNNNNNNNNNNNNNNNNNNNNNNNNNNNNNNNNNNNNNNNNNNNNNNNNNNNNNNNNNNNNNNNNNNNNNNNNNNNNNNNNNNNNNNNNNNNNNNNNNNNNNNNNNNNNNNNNNNNNNNNNNNNNNNNNNNNNNNNNNNNNNNNNNNNNNNNNNNNNNNNNNNNNNNNNNNNNNNNNNNNNNNNNNNNNNNNNNNNNNNNNNNNNNNNNNNNNNNNNNNNNNNNNNNNNNNNNNNNNNNNNNNNNNNNNNNNNNNNNNNNNNNNNNNNNNNNNNNNNNNNNNNNNNNNNNNNNNNNNNNNNNNNNNNNNNNNNNNNNNNNNNNNNNNNNNNNNNNNNNNNNNNNNNNNNNNNNNNNNNNNNNNNNNNNNNNNNNNNNNNNNNNNNNNNNNNNNNNNNNNNNNNNNNNNNNNNNNNNNNNNNNNNNNNNNNNNNNNNNNNNNNNNNNNNNNNNNNNNNNNNNNNNNNNNNNNNNNNNNNNNNNNNNNNNNNNNNNNNNNNNNNNNNNNNNNNNNNNNNNNNNNNNNNNNNNNNNNNNNNNNNNNNNNNNNNNNNNNNNNNNNNNNNNNNNNNNNNNNNNNNNNNNNNNNNNNNNNNNNNNNNNNNNNNNNNNNNNNNNNNNNNNNNNNNNNNNNNNNNNNNNNNNNNNNNNNNNNNNNNNNNNNNNNNNNNNNNNNNNNNNNNNNNNNNNNNNNNNNNNNNNNNNNNNNNNNNNNNNNNNNNNNNNNNNATATTtctgaaaaaaattattaaaaaaaactaattaattttTCACAAAATTAATTATCAAAGGACTAAAATAAATATGAGGACGtcgtaattttttgaaaaaatatcgaAAACTGAAACAGGTACCGATCCAACGGAAATTATTTTCTTTATGGAGGCAGTGGTGGTGAATTGGCCGGATATTGGCCAAGGAGGGGAATTACCGGTGGGTGGAGCTCACCCACAACACGCCGGGGGCGTGGTGGCTGAGGGGGAGAGCCAGATGGCAACACGCTGGGGGCGTGGTAGCTGAGCAGGAGAGCCAGGTGGCAGCACGCCGGGGGCGTGGTGACTGAGCGGGAGACCCAGTTGGCAGCACGCCTGGGGCGTGGTGGCTGAGGTGGCAGAACGCCGAGGGCGTGGTGAGTCACCACGCAAGGGGCGTGGTACGTCNNNNNNNNNNNNNNNNNNNNNNNNNNNNNNNNNNNNNNNNNNNNNNNNNNNNNNNNNNNNNNNNNNNNNNNNNNNNNNNNNNNNNNNNNNNNNNNNNNNNNNNNNNNNNNNNNNNNNNNNNNNNN contains the following coding sequences:
- the LOC107634193 gene encoding purple acid phosphatase-like; amino-acid sequence: MHPLGSSPSSCFVALGLVVGFLVLNVAVLCNGGSTSSFVRKEEKTEDMPLDSDVFAVPPGHNAPQQVHITQGDLEGKAVIVSWVTMDEKGSNQVRYWSEKDKSKPKVSNGKVVTYKYHTYKSGYIHHCTIKKLEHNTKYYYEVGTGKSARQFWFMTPPEVGPDVPYTFGVMGDLGQTYDSNATLTHYENSPSKGQAVLYVGDLSYADNHPNHDNVRWDTWGRFAERVVAYQPWIWTTGNHELDFAPEIGENIPFKPFTHRYHVPYKASNSTQPFWYSIKRASAYVIVLSSYSAYGTYTPQYQWLLEELPKVNRSETPWLIVLVHSPWYNSNQYHYMEAETMRVMFEPWLVENKVDVVFAGHVHAYERSERISNIAYNILNKNCTPVRDQSAPVYINIGDGGNVEGLAINMTEPQPDYSAHREASFGHAIFDIKNKTHARYSWHRNQDGYAVEADSMWFYNRFWHPLDDSTTKKASQ